In Chrysemys picta bellii isolate R12L10 unplaced genomic scaffold, ASM1138683v2 scaf3152, whole genome shotgun sequence, the sequence GATGGAGTAAATGCaaaagaaataattaaaacagCCTCCGTTGCAAATTAATCTCTCCAAGCAGCAGCATCACAATGAGTTTGTTAGGAAGCACTTGGAAAAGCAATAGCCAATTTTCTTTTTAGTGCTATTCCTAATAAATGTGAGAGGGATCCACTTGATTGATGATAGCTGTTTTAAAAGCACCAGTTCTAAAAGCCTCCGTTGGTGCTGAAGAACTGTTGTCTGTTGTATTAAAGTACTGCAGGCATCTTGGCCCTTGAAGCTGTTAGGAAAGCCACTTCAGAGGTGGATCTTATTTGGGTGTTTAATAACTTTAAAAGGAAAGGCAGAGTTGCCAAGATGTCTGCAGTTAGTAGTTTCCTGGCACAGTAAATGGCAAGTTGTTTGTACTGAATGCTGACATGGGGGGAAATATTTCTAGTTTGCACACCCAATCAAAATCTGGATTCCAGAGAATGAGCTCATGGGGCCACCGTTTACGGATCTGTGGCCATTCAGGAAGGTGGGATCTAACTCCTGGTATTATTGTCTTAAAAAGCAACCTCATTCAGCCATCTACAACCCTAATTTGTCTAAGACCTAGAAGCTACGTGGCCATGTTCAGTGATGATTTGCAATCCCTTAACACTAATTAGACTCCCTTAAGGCACTTGTCTATGCACAAAAGTTGTATCACTTTAAATATACTGGTACAGCAAAAGTGGTCCAACCCCCCAAGCATGGAtgcagttatgctggtataaaagtgtttatataaccctttaaaccggtttctttacaccaccttcgacgaggggattagcgataaaatcggcctttgcaggtcggaattggggtagtgtggacggaattcgacgttattggcctccgggagctatcccacagtgcttcattgtgatcgctctggacagcactctcaactcagatgcactgaccaggtagacaggaaaagacccgcaaacgtttgaatttcatttcctgtttgcccagcgtggagagcacaggtaaccacgcagagctcatcagcacaggtaaccgtgatggagtcccaggattgcaaaagagctccagcatggaccgaacgggaggtacgggatctactcgccatatggggagatgaatcagtgctagctgaactccgtagcagtaaaagaaatggcaaagtattagtaaaggtctccaaggccatgaaggaccggggccataacagggacacgcagcagtgccgcgtgaaaattaaggagctacggcaagcctaccacaaagccagagaagcaaatggaaggtccggggcagagccgcaaacttgccgcttctacgcggagctgcatgccattctagggggtgcagccaccactaccccaaccgtgtgctatgactccgtcaatggagaaacacacagggaagagggttcggggaacgaggaagatgaggatggaggtactgtaggtagctcacagcagcaaggaagcggagaaaccggtttccccaacagccaggttatgtttgtcaccctggacctggaaccagtaacccccgaactcacccaagaccctcagggcacacaggagacctctggtgagtgtacctttgtaaatattacacatggtttacaagcaagcgtgtttaatgattaatttgccctggcaatcgcggccagtacagctactggaaaagtctgttaacgtgtatggggatggagcggaaatcctccagggacatctccagaaagctctccttcatgtactcccaaagcctttgcaaaaggtttctggggagggctgccttatcccgtctgccatggtaggacactttaccacccaggccagtagcacgtagtctggaatcattgcataacaaagcatggcagcgtatggtcccggtgtttgctggcatgcagacaacatccattcct encodes:
- the LOC135980419 gene encoding uncharacterized protein LOC135980419, giving the protein MESQDCKRAPAWTEREVRDLLAIWGDESVLAELRSSKRNGKVLVKVSKAMKDRGHNRDTQQCRVKIKELRQAYHKAREANGRSGAEPQTCRFYAELHAILGGAATTTPTVCYDSVNGETHREEGSGNEEDEDGGTVGSSQQQGSGETGFPNSQVMFVTLDLEPVTPELTQDPQGTQETSAANVSPSQRLVNIRKRKRRTRDDMFTELQMSSHADRAQQNAWRQSMSDMRKAQYEREERWRAEWRDEKSKWWAEDDRWRQLADKRQESMLRLLEHQTDMLQRMVELQERQQEQRPPLQPLCNQQPSSPSSIASSPRRPRTRWGGLRPPSHSTPGDCPSIRRLAFNKS